A window of Chryseobacterium aquaeductus genomic DNA:
GGGTTATATGAACATAGTCGTGGAAACAACGATATAAAACATTGACTGCTTCATTTCCGAACATCGAATTATCTGCCGATCCGGTCCAAATTCTGATAACCCGTTCCTTCTCAAAACGTTCTATGTATCGATTTAAAGTACCTTTAATATCTTTCGGGTTGAAATCGTCTTCAGTAACGAATTCAAAGTGTGCATGATCCTTCTGATCATTATACCACGAGACAAGCCAATCATTGAGCCTTTGTGAGAATGGTTCATCAGAAGGCATGGTAGAAAAATTTCTAATCAATTCTTCTTTTCTCTGCTTATTATATTTTGCAAACTCAAGGTCTAAAAATATGTTTATGTCATTTTTATTTAATAAATTTTCCATGATGTTTTTATTTTATGATTGTAGATTTTTTAAAATAGAGGCAGTAATATTTCAACCGCCTCTGTGAAAGTTGAATTAGGCTATAAGGAGTGCCACTCAATCGGTTTACGATAGCTAAAATTTTCAAAAAGTTTTTGGTAATAATACTGTGGTGTAATCGTTTTTTCTTTGTCCACCGAAGCCGGAATCAGAACGGAAATTTGGGAGACCTTACTCAATGCCGAGTCAGAAAGACCAAACACCTTTTTCAACTTTTCAGTATCAATTTGTGCTTTACTCTCCGCATCTTTTTTATCTTTCGGGAAATCGGAATCCCAATTAGACAGATTGCTAGACTGCACCATATCGCTGATAAAAAGCACCTTAACATTAGAATAATGAGCGTTCTGTTTTTCAAACTCCGCCAAAAGTTCAATGATCTCCGTTTGTGATGATTTCTGTTTCGGCATTTCATCAAACAGCTTTTTACACAGCTTACCGATCATTGCCGATTTTTGATCTTCATTTTCGGATTCCATTACAGACTCCTCAAGCATTTTAGCACTTTTACTTTGATAACCAGAAGAAACCTTCTCTGATGCTTGCCACTCGATTTTAAAATTATTGGTGACCGAATTTGAAGTCGAATTAGAATACAGTACCATCAAATCGAAGTTAGAACTCATTTCTTTCTCTAAAAATCGGGATACAAACTTCCGTTCCTGAGTAATTTCCGTCGAAGAAGGATTCAGGGACATTGAAAGATCCTGGACGACAACGATGACAGATTCTTCCTGTTGGGAATTGCTTTCCAGTTTTTTGTTGCAGGATAAAAGCAGCAAACTGAATACTGCAACTAAAAATTTAGTTTTTGCTAAGTTGGTTTTAATTCTGATGAAGAATTGATTGATTTTTTTCATTGTGATACATTTTAAAAATTAGATATTAAGAAGTATGATTTTGATAATTGTTTGAAGAGCGGTTTTTACCATTAAGCGGTAAGAAAGTTTCCTCGAAATTTTTTGACTGATGAATAGTGGTATGCGGAGACAGGTTATTATCTGTCAAGCGGTGTAGATACTCCAATTCAAAATACAGTCTTATAATACGGTGGCTTTTAGCACGGAATAATCCCAGTTCTGTTCTAGTGGTATCAAAAAGTGCCTGTAAATGTGTGATGCTATTGGTTGTTTTCTCTAGTTTTCTTCTTAAGAAAAGCGAAGTACCCAAGATGAATCCGATGGCATTCAATAAACTGGAACATAAAAGCGTAATCGCCATAGTACAACAAATTGTAATGATCTGTAGAAGCGTAGGTTCATCATTTGCGACAAATAGTTTGTCTTTTAAACGTTTCAACTGTTGCTCATTATCTTTCATTTCCTGTGCTGAAACGATGGAAGCATCATCTTGCAGAACGGTATTTTTTGTAGCACTTACATATTCCTTTTTAAGCAAAACATACTTTTGGGTCAGTTGCTCGTTGTAGGACATTTCAAGGAATAAGTTCGATACCGAAATACAATACAAAAACGAGAGCACGAAAACCGTAAACATCAGCCTGTTGACTGCCATTTTCTTTATTCGGAATAATTGACCGTTACTTTTAAAGTATTTCAAAACCGGATTGATAAACAGAATGGAAATAATCTTAGAGAATAAAAGGAAAGCCATACCCATTAGGTAAAACTCCCAACTCTCATGATCTACATGGAAGATAAAACTTACCGCAGTAGCCATAATAATGGTTTCAGGAATTACCGCCAGCAAATTAATTCCATTGATGATATAGACCTCCTTTTTTTCCACCGTAGCCAACACCGAATTTTCTTTTATGGGCGGAATATGAATCGATTGAGAAGTGTTGTTTTCAAGCACAATATCCTCTTCAGGCGTTTCCTCTTCATTGTAAATTTCTCCGAATCGATAACCATACGTCATTTGTTTTTCTAAATGATTTGATAGTAAAGTAAATTCATCAACAGGTTTGGTAAATTCTATTTTACGAGCGAAATTGGCTAACTTATCGGCAATTTTTTCAGTTTTCTTTTGAGCAGTTGCCGCATCTTTTGGGGTACTTTTTACGTCAAAAGAAGAAGTGGCGTTAGTGTTACTTTCATTACTCACACCCACGTTCACATTCAAATCAAATTCAGGAGCATCAGGATAGTGAGGTGCTTCAAGTTCTTTCGGTAAAGAAACAAATTGCTCTAGTGCCTTTTTAGGATTTTCAATACTTAAGTCCTTTAATCGTTCGTGTTCTGCGTGTGCTAGATGAATAGCTGTCCCTTTCATCTTCACTATTTTCAAGTGATCGGTAGCTTTTAAAGCTTCTGAGTGTAATTTTTTTGAAGCAATATCCGATTGGGTGGTATGAATATCACTTGCTAAAAGGTCAGAATGATTTTGATGAAGTTGGTGTAATCTCAATTTTTCCTCTGCCAGCTCTTTCTGTTCCACAACTGCCATTATTTCATTGCTTTTATCTTCGAGTAAAACAAAATTCAAATAACGTCTGAGATCAGTTTTAAAGTTTTTGCATTGAGCCAGATGTTTATTTTTAATGGCATTCAGTTCAGAGATAAACCTTGCGATAGAGCTATCTTTAAATTCAAAAATTGAAATTTTTTGAGGAATTTTAGTCAAGGCTAACTTCCGTAAATCTTCTGTTTCTGAATTTATTAAGCGCTGTAGGAAATCTTTAGAACGAGCCAGTTCGTCTCTTTTTCTGAAAGTGGGAAGAAGCGAAGCTAAGAATTGTTTAAACTTTTGCATGATGTATAATTTTTATGTTAATTTCTGGTGACAATGGATTTTTTGATAAAAGGGTGTTGTTTTTACAAAATATCCTGTAAACTGTGTTTTAAATGGTTAATTTGATTGAGGAGTTCTTCAGCTTTCTTTTTACGATCTTCGCCGGATAGGAAATCTTCTTGGAATACTCCGTCAGATTCTACAGCATTAAAAAGTTGGGTGTATTCCAATTTTTTGCCTTCTAATTCTGCTACAATCTGTTGTCTTAATTCATCGGATTTCATTTCCGGGCTGTTAAATGCGTCTTGTTGGATGAGTAAAGACTGTATTAGCAGTGGAATAAGCGAAATAATAAACACTATTGCTAAAACGCTGAACTGATACTGGCGATAGGCTTTTTGCTCATTGGGTTGAAGAGCTTCCGTAACGGTTTGCATAGCAGAGAAGCGCTCCAAAGGAGAATCTATATTCTGTAACAAAACCATTTTTTCCTCTAAAAGGTAAAAGCAGAATACATCACAAACGATGAGATAAGCTGAAATGGAATACAGAATAATATAGACCATAATAAACTTGAATTTTCCTTTTTGGTGGGTTACAGATGAGAATAAGAAGTAAGCGCGGTTGACCATTAAGTAGACTATTAGTGAAAAAATCCACGTACATACCGCTAAAAATGAATTATTGGAATGGAGGTAAACCCAAACTGAAGCAGATGTAGCAAAGAGCAATGAAACTAAAACTGAAGCGGTGGCAAGCATTACCAAATGACGTTGCTGTTTGGTACTTATAAACGAACTATTTTCTTTAGCCGTTAAAAATAAAATGATTTCGCTGGGTTGAGAGGTAGTTATTTCTGTCATGATGTGATATTTTGATTTTTTAGTAATTTTTTAAAGAAAGCCTCTTCGGAGTTGGAGAATCCTCATAGAACTAGGAAGAGGCTGTTGCAATAGACCTAAGGATGCGGTCAGAAATTGCAGGAATATAGAAAATGGATTATTCTATTTGAATGTCGAATTGTAATTCCTTACCATCAATAGAAACAGTTACATGTTCCAATGCATTTTGTCTCTTGAACTCTCTAAGAAGGATTAACCACTTACTTAATTTATAATTGAGACTTGCTAGATCCGATTCACAGATTTCGCATGAAACAATAGTTCCCCCAACGGCATCGGGATTAGAATCGACAATTTTACAGGCAGTAACACCCTCGCAATGATTATTCTTGAAAAATGAAATAAATGCTTTGATCCAGTAAGCATTGTGAAAGTTCTCTCCTGCAATTGTAGTGGGAGGGATTGTAACCCCAATAGTTAAGCAGAAGCTATTAAGTACTGGAAGTTTAAAAATGTCATCCGTTGTTAAAGAAATTTTAGATTCGTTCGGGAGGCCTAAAATAAATGCTTGTGTTTTCATTTTGATATAATTTTGGGTTTATTTATAGGACAAAAATATCAGCTGCTGCAATTGAGTCTAGCCATCTGGAAAATTGTAACTTTTGATAACAATCGCTAACAATCGATTGTGTTTTGAAAAAACGAACTAAGTAGAGAGTCGTATTGTCTTTGATTAGCAGATGTTTAACATAGAAAAGCCGGGATTGTTTGTTGGTGCTAACTATAGTATGGCACAAAAAGGTGTTTATTTTTGACAAAACATGAAAAATGATTATGCTGTAGAGGTATCGGTTATGATATTTTTTATTACTACAACAACAAAAATGAATACCCCTAACAGTAAAGCGGATAAACCTCATGAATGAGGAGCTAAAAATTCTTCCCAAGACAATAAAAAGAACCTCTTTACTGCATTGAAAGAAGCGACAAACGATGGGAAAAAGGAGTGAGTGAAGAAAGTTGAATATGAAGAATCGTTAGAGAACAACGAATGATGAGCCACCGAAAAAATGAAGAAAATGATACTGGCGGAGTTTGAAGGTATGTATGAAAACAACCAACCCCATGCCTCAGCTATAGAAAGATTACAGGCACGAGATGGGCTGGATTATAGAGAAGAAGCAGGTGTGAAGATCGTCAGTATTCCGTGATTTGGAGAGATTTGCAGTGCAGAAAATGCAAACATTAAACTTACGGATATGGATAAAAATGGGATAAGATCTATAGATAACCTCAAGGATTCAGAAACTTTTCAGGCTTTTGCCTCCACCATCAAAGGATGTGAAATGATGGAAGCTTCGGATACGTATCAACTTTTAAATACAATAGCCTTACAGCTGGGTTTTGACACTACTATTGATAAAAATAAAATCAGGGAATTTTATCACCATGCAGGTGAAAATATCGGAACGAACAACACGTTTTGAAACACTTTAAGAACCCTGTACATCCTTATGGGGGAATCGTTTAAAATCCCTGTTTCTGTGGAAGATAACATCGTGCGGTCTGTTGATTGCAGCAGTTACCGTGCATGAATCACGAAGGATTATAGTAACAATACCAACTATATCGCTCCCATTGCAAAGATTTTATAAAAGATGAATGCAGGAATTTCTATAAAAAAACAAAAATTACGGCAAAGAAGCCGTAATTTTTTAAGTTAAGCAAACACGTTTTGCTTTTCCAAAATAATCCGAAGGGTTTAACTGTTTTTAACCGCCTGTTTGAGGAGTGCACACAATTCATGATACTTTGGGGAGTTCAGCCACTCGGTTTCAAAATCATAATGGGTATAATCATCAATTTTGACTTCTTCTCTTTTTTTAGACTTTCCTCGGGGACGGTTAAACCCTATATTGAAACTAATTCCCGCAGTAGTATAGTCCCTAGTCATTAAATCTTGATCAATTTTTCTAAAAGATATTAAAATTTCTGTGGGCATGGCATTAAAAAAACTCTGCCAATGATCATCTTCGAGAGCTAGTAAATCCGTATCGATATTTTCACGAATAAAATATTCAAAAAACATCAATACTCTTCTAATAGCCAAGGCATTAATAAATTTTTTGGTAAAGTGCCCATTAAAAGAAGTAGCCTTATCCTTTATATAGGTTATCAGACGGTATTCAATGACGCTGTTCAATCTTTGATGGGGTTTCTTCGTAATATTATCAATCAGGGATGTAATGATATATTCTGCAATATGACTAATTTTTGGATAAAGCATTTCTTTATTTGTCCGCAAATACAGCATCATGTTTTGCATCGTATCAGTATTCCATTCGCTTCGGTTATGTACAGGAGCTAAAAATTCAGCCTGCCTTTGAATCAAGTTCAAGAGTTCTATTTCTGGATTCCGGAATACGAGTTGTGGGGTTTTATTTTTGAGTACCGGATAACTGTCGAAAATGCATAAATCTTGAAAACGAAGAGAAGTATGATTTATTTTGAATGTCTTTAAGGTTTCCCAGTCTTGAGTTTGTAATAAACGCACGCATTCTTGTTTGGTTTCAGTACCCATCTTCGATACTAAATAAAGGGAAACTTCTTTTAAATATCCGGAAATTCTGGCTGCCAATATTTCATAACCTCCCACTCCCACTCCTTCAGCTTTACTGATAAAATGTTTTCGTATTTCTTCTTCTTTGGCGAACTGATTCATATAGACGTGTGTAGCTCCGTGATTTGAAAATAATACTTTCACAACAGGATTATGCTTACCCAAAGCATCGATATACCGATAGAGATCGATTCCATTTCGAAGCTCCCGTCCCTCAATAATAACAGGATTATCGTCTTTTAAATTGATATCAATAATCGCCAGGTCAGGCTTAAAGGATTTAATTTGTTGTATGGCTGATTGTATATCTTCCACGCGTTCAATTTCAAATACAGAATCTGCTAATTTTTGCCGGTATTGAATATCTAAATCTTTATTCGGATGATCAGGCAGTGGAATCAATCCTGCCTTGGCTGACTGTATTCCACTGGGTTCATCATCAATTAGTAAAACTTTAATCATTATTCTTTCATTTTAGGAATCGTTAAACAAATGGCGGTCAGTTTTTTACTAAGATTTTTTCGGGTGTCAAGTCCCCATTTTTGAGTACTGAATAGTGCACAATCGATAATTCTTTTAATCATTCTTATTCCGCCCTTGCGTTTAAAATTCTGGTTACTTTGCCCCGTTTTAATATACTCTATCATATCTTTTGGCATCTCCCCGTCATTTACAATGTCTAAAAAATAATGGGTCGATTCTGAATGCAGTTCAATTCTCACACCTCCGTCTTTATCCATGTGTTCCACTGCGTTTTTTAGTAAATCCAGAAAAATAATATACACACCGATAGGGATAGCTTCAATAAGTACATTTTCTATTTTGTCTATATTTTTATAGAGGGTATTAATCGCTATTTCTTTTTTTTGGTAATGAGAAATCGTTTCTTTATGGCTCTCGAAAATTAAGGCAACGGTATCTAATGCTTTTTTCAAAACATCCTGAATGGGTATCACCGCCATTCTGTTTGATTTAATCAAGAGATCATGAGAATCAGAAAAGTTCTGCCTATCCACTTCATCCCAATCCGCATAGCCCTGTGTTTTCATTAAGAATAAGTTAAACGAAACAATCTTTCGGAGAATATCTGTTTTATGTACCGCAAAATCAATATGATAGCGTATGGAATGCGTGTCCATTTTTTCAATATCGGTAATAAACCGCTTGTTAATAACATCTAAATGTTGAGAAATGGAAGTGATTTCATTATTCCATGTATGAGTGTGTTCATCAAAAATAGAATTCTGCTCGATATTTTTAGCTTCTATTTTCACTTCAATTATTACGGTATCGGAAAGAATTTTAGTCCATATGAGCCCCAGTTCAGTAAGCTCGGCCTCGTTCAGTTGTTTCTTCAGAATAATGCTGAATACCCCGTTATAGTTCTTAAAATGGGTAAAAGGACGAATAAAATAGATATAACAATTAGGTACTGTACCTGCAACCAGCCTGTAGGTGTCGATCAAAGGCTGTATATTCAATGTATGCTCATTAAAAAACCTTGAAATAGATGATATGGCCGTTTTTGACAGGATGTCCTGCTGAAAATAGGTTTCCCCCAATGCTAAATCCCGGTGAAACAAATTAACCTTACTTCTTTTGAACAGGCAAAATACCTGTTTATGGGCTTTACACATCAGTTCTGTAAAGGTATCCTGCTGTTTGCCAAAGAAAATCAGTTGGGCTCCGCTATGGATATAGTTTTTAATTCTTATCGTCTCTTCCTGATTGGGAAGATCGGTAAATTCGATCTGATGAAATTTTCTCCCTTCCTCCAGATAGTAAGCCGTATGAAATAAATAATCCGTCCCAAAATATTGGAATAGCCGTCTATTGAGAACTTTGGCGTAACAATTCTGAATATGGGATACTTTACCCGAATGGTCATGAAGTTGGTGTTCATATTCCATAATGGCATTCATATCCTGTAAACTGAAAATAGACATGGTATTATATTTTAAATAGGTTTAAATTTTCTTTTATCATCTCATCAAGAGAAACAGGTCGTTTGGTTTCAAAATCAATGTTGACAATCACTCTTTCCGCTGTGGCGTACGTTTTAGCCGAGTCTTCATCCATGACAGCAATAAGCAATGTAAAACTTGACCTTCTTACTTCACTTACCTGAACTCTGCATACAGGTTTGGAGTCGCCTGTAATCGGAATTAAAAATTCTGTAATTTCTTTTCTGAGTACCAAAGGAATAGACTCGTAGTTCCAATCAGGATTGATTTCTTCTTTAAAAAAGTCCACATAAGCCGTTTCTATATATTCGCATATTTTAGTGTGGTTGACAATTTTTTGTGAGTCAAAATCGTTAAACCGGACTTGAATTTTACAATTGAAACTATTCATCCTGTTAATTTTCCTGAAATGATAAATCGGTTTCAAATTTGTCTCTCAATTGAGATACGGCAAATAAGGCAACAGCAATGGAAAAAAACGCAACAACAGCACCACTCAGTACCAGTCCCACATGGGGTTTTATGGGATCAAAAAAGCAGATGCTTAAAGGAATTAACGCTCCTCTAATAAGGTTGGGAACGGTAGTGGCAACCGTAGAACGTAAGTTCGTACCAAACTGTTCCACACTGTTTAATATTAGCACTCCCCAATAGCCTGTTCCGCATCCTAAAAATGCTATTTTTATATAGAATATGGTATCAGTTGGGGTGGGCAAAAATAAGAATACAGCCACCGAAACTATTTGTATCACCAAAAACAGATACAATACTTTTTTTCTGCTTTTCCATTTTTTACTGAGCCATGTACCCAATATATCGAAAATAGAAACACTCAAATAGCAGAATAATACACATAATGCAGGATTGATATCACTTAGCCCCTTCGCATTACCATATTCGGGAGATAGGGTAATGAAATTACCAATGATAAAAAATACAGGAAGTCCTACCAATACGCAATACAGGAATTTAAGCATCCGCTTTTTATCGCTGAATAATAAGGTAAGAGAACCTCTGTTGGTATTCTCATTATTTAAAAACAAAGAAGATTCTTTAATGCTTACTCTGAAAACAAGCAGTAATATTCCGAAAATAGCTCCCAAAATAAACAGGAATCTCCAGCTTGAAACACCCCAGATCATCTGTCCTTTTAAAAAATAAGCCAAAGCTCCTGCGGTGACAGCTCCGAGCATTCCGGAAGAAGTAATAATAAGTCCCGCTTTGGTTCTTTGTTCTTTCGACATAAGCTCACTTACTAAAGTAATTCCCACTCCCAGTTCTCCTGCCAAGCCCAAGCCCGCAACAAATCTGCAGATCTGATAGGAAAGAATATCGGTTACAAAAGCATTGAATAAATTCGCCAGTGTATAGGTACCTATTGACAGGAATAATACGGATAATCTGCCTTTTTTATCGGCTAATATTCCCCATAAAAAACCACCTAC
This region includes:
- a CDS encoding response regulator, producing MIKVLLIDDEPSGIQSAKAGLIPLPDHPNKDLDIQYRQKLADSVFEIERVEDIQSAIQQIKSFKPDLAIIDINLKDDNPVIIEGRELRNGIDLYRYIDALGKHNPVVKVLFSNHGATHVYMNQFAKEEEIRKHFISKAEGVGVGGYEILAARISGYLKEVSLYLVSKMGTETKQECVRLLQTQDWETLKTFKINHTSLRFQDLCIFDSYPVLKNKTPQLVFRNPEIELLNLIQRQAEFLAPVHNRSEWNTDTMQNMMLYLRTNKEMLYPKISHIAEYIITSLIDNITKKPHQRLNSVIEYRLITYIKDKATSFNGHFTKKFINALAIRRVLMFFEYFIRENIDTDLLALEDDHWQSFFNAMPTEILISFRKIDQDLMTRDYTTAGISFNIGFNRPRGKSKKREEVKIDDYTHYDFETEWLNSPKYHELCALLKQAVKNS
- a CDS encoding histidine kinase; this translates as MSIFSLQDMNAIMEYEHQLHDHSGKVSHIQNCYAKVLNRRLFQYFGTDYLFHTAYYLEEGRKFHQIEFTDLPNQEETIRIKNYIHSGAQLIFFGKQQDTFTELMCKAHKQVFCLFKRSKVNLFHRDLALGETYFQQDILSKTAISSISRFFNEHTLNIQPLIDTYRLVAGTVPNCYIYFIRPFTHFKNYNGVFSIILKKQLNEAELTELGLIWTKILSDTVIIEVKIEAKNIEQNSIFDEHTHTWNNEITSISQHLDVINKRFITDIEKMDTHSIRYHIDFAVHKTDILRKIVSFNLFLMKTQGYADWDEVDRQNFSDSHDLLIKSNRMAVIPIQDVLKKALDTVALIFESHKETISHYQKKEIAINTLYKNIDKIENVLIEAIPIGVYIIFLDLLKNAVEHMDKDGGVRIELHSESTHYFLDIVNDGEMPKDMIEYIKTGQSNQNFKRKGGIRMIKRIIDCALFSTQKWGLDTRKNLSKKLTAICLTIPKMKE
- a CDS encoding acyl-CoA thioesterase; protein product: MNSFNCKIQVRFNDFDSQKIVNHTKICEYIETAYVDFFKEEINPDWNYESIPLVLRKEITEFLIPITGDSKPVCRVQVSEVRRSSFTLLIAVMDEDSAKTYATAERVIVNIDFETKRPVSLDEMIKENLNLFKI
- a CDS encoding MFS transporter — its product is MKSKNEMKVWIPAIAVALGYFVDLYDLLLFSSVRTASLKELGITGDTATAYTKNLMNLTVLGMLVGGFLWGILADKKGRLSVLFLSIGTYTLANLFNAFVTDILSYQICRFVAGLGLAGELGVGITLVSELMSKEQRTKAGLIITSSGMLGAVTAGALAYFLKGQMIWGVSSWRFLFILGAIFGILLLVFRVSIKESSLFLNNENTNRGSLTLLFSDKKRMLKFLYCVLVGLPVFFIIGNFITLSPEYGNAKGLSDINPALCVLFCYLSVSIFDILGTWLSKKWKSRKKVLYLFLVIQIVSVAVFLFLPTPTDTIFYIKIAFLGCGTGYWGVLILNSVEQFGTNLRSTVATTVPNLIRGALIPLSICFFDPIKPHVGLVLSGAVVAFFSIAVALFAVSQLRDKFETDLSFQEN